One Dermacentor albipictus isolate Rhodes 1998 colony chromosome 10, USDA_Dalb.pri_finalv2, whole genome shotgun sequence genomic window, aagcctgatgTTGCAGGTGCGTCACCGAAAAAACCCTACACTGAAAGGGTCAATTGACAAGATAAAAAAGTTGCAGCTTCACCCGAAAGGCTGCCAGTTAAAGGGTTGAATTAACCGAGAAACCACTGGTATCCCTCTCCAGGTGAAGAAGGAGCTGGAAAACTGGTCCCCCTTGAAGGAGCGGGATGCCCACGTCAGCCTGTTCTGCACGTGGAAGGACCTGCTCGAGATATACGGCAGCAGGACGCACGACCACCGCGATGCACCTGAGGAGGACCCTTACCACAACCTGGTCTGGGAGACCTGGATGCCACCAGTGCGGCAAACGATACTGTGAGTTGGCCGACTGTCGCTGAGCCCTCCTTTGTTTGTCTGTCTCGCCGTTTACTTGTCTTGCTGACCCTACCTGGTGGCTCGCTGCCTATGACATTGTGCAGTTGAGCATAAGGTTGTGGGCTCGATTCCTAATTGCCACAGCCACATTCCCATGGGGGGCAGAGTGCACAAACACGCatatacttagatttaagtgcacattaagAAAAATCGGCTGATCAAAATTAATCAgtagcctccccccccctcccccaaggcTGCCCTGTGTTGTGTTGGGACATTTAACCCCTGTAATTTTATTTAAATTttatagctgaaaaaaaaaacagtgaagtTAACAATGAGAATGTGGAGCGGGTTACGCAGTCATACAAGACATCTACCCTAGCCATGGTTTGAGCCAGTTCGAAAAATAGGTCATCAACATCCATCTTGTGACTATTACCTGCCCCACATCTTATATGTTGAGGCATCTTGCCATTCataatacagtcgccgaccgattttccggactccaaaaattcggacatgcccgattatttggtcagcctcgcggcaccgccgttctccccatagaccataatgtataacaactgccgaaagttcggacaccttgcaacctctcgtctgatttttcggacactccttgagccaactcggtcgagagcaccatgcaccgactctgaccggtgcatggttcgagttgctgaacgccatttttgttttgaacggagcttccttgctgcctcacgaagtggcgctactggaaatccccgctcatcatcatcgtttctgcctggttagatagagtggctctgcagcagttccggtttcagcttagtaagccatgtcaagacaatccagcagctgatttgtttcttcgctacaattctagtacactgtatcTTCGCTGAcactgcgagcaggccgcgtttttcgtttgtgcgacttgtgtcggcacggtggtgtttgctttgtgtgctgtgtcgaggtttcggtgagccaacgcggcatacgtaaacatcgcgtcaaaggtctaatggcgccgacagtgcccgcgcagactgcgctggggaatgccggcaagcggttgccgggaggcctaagacttgtcgccttccgatgtgctccctactgacgcggaaaacgttctgccgagacctgcgcagtggttgcattgcgattccggacaccgtctcatttgacagtttcataggtgctgacactgctgtattgacacgCGCAGacctcgacgacggcaagatcattcgtcaggtttctgctgcaccgccggagatgacgcaccatgtgctacgctgccgtcgcatgcggagcgtgtacaagcagtgactgtgctttcagccgctaatagtgaccgtacgaccctctccgagattcaggcttatctgattgcgcgtaaacggaacagcgtgcaacggcgcattcacgatttctgtcaagcctactgccgagcccgaataagtgcgtggaaataaaggatttcttttttttttcttaatctgctttttcggacacctgtttattcggacattttcgcagtccccgtgaggtccgaataaacggtcggcgactgtagttggCACAACCTTCCAAactgggatatatatatatatatatatattttacaatTTCAAACTCAACAGCGGGAGGGTTTGTCGGCATGGCTGCAAAGCTTGGAAACTGGCAGGTCAACAAATGCATGTTCACAAAGAGCTTTGTGTCCAGTAACGAGAAAAGGGGGAGGGGTGGTAAAAAGCCAAAAGCAATAAGGTTGCTGTAGATGATTTTTGTGTAAGTGAATTCCGAATGATAGCAAAGTTTAGGTCGTACAAATTATGGAGTCTTCACTGTGCACTTGAAATTGCTGCCTAGTGTGATTTTTCTTGCCTCGTTCTGTGTAACATCTGGCTCCGGCAGCGGCTCACCCCCATAAAGCACAGTGAGCAATTTGCTTTGCTAATCCTTACGTGAGGCTACGTTTTTTTCTGTTTGGCAACAGAGAATGGTCACCGCGAAACAGTGATCCGCTCATCGAGTTGCTCGAGACATGGATGCCGCTGCTGCCTCGATGGATGTTGGAGAACATCCTGGACCAGTTTGTGCTTCCAAAGCTTCAAACTGAGGTCGAAGCATGGAATCCGCTGACAGACACCATGCCAATCCACTCATGGCTGCACCCATGGCTTCCTCTGATGGGTATGTCACAAAATCGTCACAACTGTGACACTGTGTTGATAGAATCAGATTGCTGTGACGATAAGCAGTTGCGAGAAAATGTGCACTTTCTAGGCTGCAGTGGTGCTCCTTGTCAGTGGTTTGTCATGAGGTGAACAAATTTGATTGGAAAACATTCGAGCAACACTAAAAAGGAATATTGAGTTAAGCTGTATTAGCAAATTACACTACTGCAATAGCAAAATGGCCACTCTTACCTTAAGAGGGCACTTGGTAAATCAGAAAAGGTGCAAAAATGGAAGATGGGTGGCAACCTTCTGCGCAACGCAGTTTCCGCAGAAGGTTGCTGTAAGACCATGGATTTTAACAGCATCTGCTAGGGTCTGGTCTGACATTGCATTTTAAAGGAGCTGGATAGTCAATCATGTTAATTAAAACTTTTCCTTGCACTAAAATACCCAAAATGTAAAAAATAGTGTTAAGGCCCATGACATCACACTTAGGTGCCGGTGCTCATGTTTCAGTGCAAAATTcagtttggccttcattttctcctcAGCTAATCAACCTTTACTGCTCATTCAATGAAAATGAAGCTTTCAGAGAATACTTGACCAGTCTAAACTGAATTAATGTGTTTAATAAAGTCCCTTTCAGTGTAGGAAATGTGTTTTTTTCCTAACTTTGGAAGCCTGTCAACCAAGAAACCTGAGATGTCCTTAATTGGAACTATGGCACTTTTGTCTTACTGTAATGTTACTTCGACCTCATGTTTCGCTTGTGCTTTCAAGTCACTGCTGCACACATTCCAGAATAATCACATTTTGGCATACTCAACATGACTGCATGGAGAACACTAGCATTCATCATCCGTCACATGCAGGATTGCGCCTGGAGCCCCTGTACCCACCTATCCGGTTGAAGCTGGCCAACGCACTCAGTGCCTGGCACCCCAGTGACGGCTCGGCCAAGCTCATTTTGGAGCCCTGGCGGGGCGTCTTCTCCCAGGGGACCCTCGAGGCCTTTGTTGTCGCCAACATTCTGCCCAAGCTGGCACTGGCTCTGCAGGCCATGCCCATCAACCCACACCAGCAGCACTTGGGTGAGCGCCAGAGCTGTCTGTTGGGCTCTCGCACTTTGTCacattttctttcgttttctcatAGTGTCATGACTGCAGAATCACATGATCATGTTGTGTCACATTTCGTTTACGGTTACGTCATGACCATGTTCCCTCCTTTCGTCACATCCTTTGTTTCCCCATAGCGTCACGAGTACAGCGTCACATCTGAGCGTGTCGTCTTGCACTGTTCATTTTCCTGTGACATCACAGCCGTGTTTTCTAATCACATGAAACACATCATCATGTTGCTCAGTTTCTCGTGATACCCCAATTGCGGTCCCGTGAGGTTATGTTGCATCACATTCTCAGAAGTCAAGACAGCGATGGCTTTTACATGGTGCTGACATCTTTGCCCTGCCCTCTTTTGTAGTTTAGTTTAGTGCTAGCAGAATGCAATGATGGTACCCTTTTATTTAAAGCCATGTCATTTATTTAAAGCCTTCCAGTCGTGACTTGAGAACGCCTGCCATAtgtactccaacccatttttatttgtGTGCAAATTTCGTTCTTGTGATTCAGGTCCCCTGGGAATACTTGGCCTAGATAGACATCATACCTCCGTATATCAAGTGGCTGACTGCCAATCACAAACTATTGTTCCTTTACCAGGTTATTGAACATCGCATTTTTCTATTGCAAACTAACTTGTTCACTGCGAGGTGGGTCACAAGTTGGCCACAGCAGTATTCCCCCTGTGCGGCTGCGCAGGGCTTTTCTGCAGTGTGCAAGCGACATCTTTGCTAGAAATCGATGGAGAAGAACAATTCTTTTTGCACCTAGTTTGACCCGTCATAGCGTCATCTCTCTGCACATTGAGGAAGTTTCCAAGGAGCACAACTCCCTATTGACCCACCAGCGAGCCATCATGCACAGGAACCGAGACTTCCAAAAGTGCTGCCGCAGTGAACGTGTTAATCTTTAAACCTCTGCTTGGATTTTGACAGTTAGCAGAATTTACGGTGCTGTGAAGTTGCCAGAGTATTTAGGCATGTTTTAATCATCTGTTTTTAACTGTATTAAATAACAACAAGTACAACAGAAATCTGAGAGTATACCCAGGACATCTGTACATTCCCCCTGATGTCATACCTGTCAACAGCAGGTCAATAATTAACCCAAGGGTGTAGCATGCAGGCTGTGTTcaatttcttctctttctttttttatgatgcTTACAGGCATTATTGACATTACCCCTGCTAACAACCTTGTTAACAACCTGTTCACAGATCCCCGTGGCCAAAGAAGTCCCTATCCATTTATGGATAAGTGCCAGCATGGTATGGAATAACTGTTTGTGGGATCAATACGCTGTGCACGCACTGGGGCCACTGTCTTTATGCATGTTGTGATGCTGTTTTCATCTCAATACCGTAATTAAATAGTGAGCATGCAATGTTTTCATCTCCTATTATATTAGCCTTAGTATGGTATAgccttaataaagggaaaatcagaggTCCACCCGTTCaaagcaattgctacaaaggaaactcatgcgggttcctcgaaaggaacccgtaaattcgtcccggaccaggacgaatttttcttcaactctgaggcttttctttcgaggaactcatatgagtttcctttgtagcaattgctacgaacgggtggatgtctgattttccctgtattaattacttctctctacattgcgggtttccgcagaactactacgtcaaatagTGTAGCCTTATATAGCCTTAGTGCCTTTTCTGTTATTTTTTAATGGTGTTTGTATGTCTATCCATTGCTTCAGGTATCAGCATGGAGGTTGTCTTTAAAAATGTTTTTGCAGCTCTTGTAACACTTGCAAAGCAGTGACAGTAGTGATAAAAAGTTCCAGTGCAAGCACATTTCTTTTAACCTGGTGCAGTTTAACCTCCTAATGAAATCGTGTCCATCACAAGACTACCTTTGTTATCTCCTGTATTCGTTGTGACTGATATCGGCTAGAATCATTTTACGTTTCCTTCACGTGGTGTGTTCATTATGTAGAGGTGCAACAGTATCACCAATACCGCAAAGCTGGGATTTATGCTATTGCAAGCCGTGTCGTGCTAGTAGTAAGGGTGCGTGCAGAGTACCAACAGGAACACTTCAAGCTAATGGGACGAGAAAGCCATTTTAGTAGGAGGGAATGTACGCTTCCATCTCGTAAACAGTAAGGCTATGCCACATTGAACTTCAAGGGTACACCATCTATAGCATTGTTTAAGGCCAGCTCGGTAAAAGAAGTTGTAGAAAGCTGCCAAACCAGAACCTTTGTGCCGCTGTGGACAGCTTGTGCAGCTTATATTTACGAACGAGGTTACAAGATAACTGTCGCTTTAAGTTGTAACCAGAGCCACAAATGTGCAGAAGCAAATCGAGGAAATGGCTTGCAGATGCTGACAGGGGCATCCCGACCTTCTTTGGTTACCCTTCATAATTTTTATGCTTGATGTGTATTAAAGTAATGTCAaagaacatataaagaaaaaGCTGCTGCTATGCCTTTCCTCCTGCTAATGGCCTTCTAATGTTGCATCACAGACAGCGCAGATTTCCATCCACCACTCCGACTGTTACCAATAATGCCGTTACCTGTGACTTTAACTCCACTTTGCGCTTTACCCATTTGGGTGGCTAAAGCACTATACTGTTAAGTACTGCAATGTCGCAGGTACGATACCAGCCAGAAAGGTTGCATTCCAACTAGgctaaaatgcaaaaatgccttcTGTACTTTTGTACCTTCTCACTCCATTGTGTGATTGCTGAAGCTATCACACACGAGTACTGCCAGAAGACATGCATGCAGCACTTTCATTATCTTTTTTATGAGCAGCGCTATCGTACTTAGCTGTAATGTTGCACATCATCGGCAAATTTTCCCATATTTCACAACGTCACAATAATGTTGATGACGCAAGGTCCTGCTTTTTGAGATGACTTTACAATCAACTTGAAACAAAATGTTGGGCAACATTCTTACTTGCTAAGTGACATACTGTTACATGCAGAAAGAACATGGTGGAATTTGTAAAACTGCAAAAATGTCCATCAGTACCTCTTTAACCCCTTAATTGcccagaaattaaaaaaaaattttgcaataAAGTGCAAAAAATTGGTGGAAGTCAATGTGTATCTTTTTTCCCTTCTCAAAATTACAAGAAACTTAACACATTGCACATGTACAAAATATTGCCAGAAATTCATGATGAAGTAACTCATCATCGGCACCATAGGATGCTTGGTCGTGATGGTGAGTTATCTTGTCAATGGCTTTTAAGGAGCGCCAGGTCGTCAAACCGGATCTGTAGTCCTCCACTGTTTCACGATGACCAgagctatctgtctatctgtctgtgcGTCTGTCGGTCAGTGAATCGGTCACTCCCGTCACTGTGCAGACGTGTGGCAGTGGGTGATGGCGTGGGAGGACCTCTGTCCGGCATCTAGCATGGCCACCCTCCTGGAGAAGACCTTCTTCCCCCAGTGGCTGCAGGTGCTGGCGGGCTGGCTGCAGCACAACCCAAACTACCAGGAGATCTCCAAGTGGTACACGGGATGGAAGTCCCTCTTCTCCGACGCCCTGCTCCAGCAGCCCAGCGTGCGCGGTCAGTCAGCAGCTCTTCCTGTCCGCGCCATTGTGAACGTACTGTAGATATTTTCGCAACATTACCTGGAGAGAAATCTGGTGTCGCCGTCTATGTGCGTTTCCTAATGGCCGTAGTGTTATTGCCTTGGTAATGGCGGCAGTCTGTCGGAGGCTTTGTTTCCAACTTGGCTTGGCCTTGTTAATCTAAAGCCTTCAGCTTTGTTAATGTAAAGTGTTCCTAAAAGTTTTCATTCACCCGTAATTCGTCTTTCAATGAAGTTTACACGCTGCGCATGTGCAAGCTTGGAAAAACAAAAGCTGACGACAAACTGTTACACAGTGAGGGTGGAGTTTGCCGTCTGTTATTCAACTTTAGCGACCTGCCAGTACTTTTTCACATTTCATATAATCGTAGAACCAAACATAAGTTCTCAGCATTCACACTTTGTTTTAGTAGAGAATGAGCTATTGTGACAGAGGGGTGATAGCCAGGCATCTGAGGATGATGCCAATGCGAAGCCATCACGTCCCGGCATTTCAGTGCATACAGAAGTGGCGAAGGGCCAGTTTTACCTCTGGGTAATATTGTAAGAAACTCCGTAGTCTTATAAGAGCAAAGATATGTTTGTACGTTAATGCAAAATGGGAACATGCGCACTCAAACTCTTTGATTTCAACCTTGGGGGGAACTTGGGGCTTGTGGAATTTCTTTGAATAGTGTAACCTGGCTTGCAGTTTCAGCATGACCTTTACCCGACTCAGGCGGGCACTTCGCCGCAGCAAGTGTCACTTTGCTGGTGCACTATTACGCGGAAAAGAGAAATGCCATTTGAAATAGGTGGCAGTGTCGATGGATAAATTGGTAACCATGTTATATCTGTCCAATTTTTTGTGCAACGTTTGCAGTGTAACATTGCATTAATACACTAGAACCTTGCTATAACGAAACAGGATGCAATGAATGTCTTTGAAACCTTGTTTTAATGAATGAAAATTATCCTGCCAATAGATATAGAATTACACTTGGTCTCTGAAGCCAAACAGTACTTGACCATTGCGAACCGAGTGTATCGCTTCCTGCGGTGCACGGCACTTCTTTGGCGCAGCCATTCAAAATGCTTGCATTGAATATGCCATTGAGCAGCAGACATAGCTGTGCTTGCCTCTGCATTGCGAAGCATCCGGAAAGACAAGTGTGATGACCTTGGTGAGCAGCTACATATGACGATGCAAAGTACCAGTGCATCCATTTCTCTCTCCTACTGCGGTGCACTGGGTGTCTGGCGAAGTTAGGCGTGGCCTCCTAGATTTTATCGGTGCTAACAAGACAACAAATTATAATAGTCATCATGACTGTCCTGTTCGTATATCTCCTGTCCCATTGTTAGCATTGTTCGTCGTGTTGAACGTAACTAGCCCAGCTTAGAACTTCTGTGTTGGTGAGCGTGTGTTTTCGTTTCACAGCAGTGTCCTTGCGTAATGTGACaattgtttttcttatttcttcggTCTACATTCTTTCGGCACAGTATTGGCAGTGGTTAGGTTGGCAGTCGAGGCTATAGCTGTGAAATGTTGACACTGACATCCCCCAAATTTTGAGAGCCTCTGTCCTACGGCACTGTTTGGTGCAGAGCAATTCAAGATGGCGCTGGACATGATGAATCGTTCCGTCTCGGGCCTGCCGGTGGCGCTGCCTGGTCCTGGAGCCGGGCCGCCGGCTCCACCGGGGCTTTTGGGGTACAGGCCAGCGCCACTGCCGCCACAGCACATGCCTCAGGAAAGCGTGGGTGGACGACCAGAATACAGCGTGAGTGTTTTCGTAGAGGCTTCTTCCCTCCGCGGAAGTTCCTTACTGTTCTTGGGTGTTTCTCAAACAGGACTGTGGCTCTGCTTAAGTTACCGTCGCACTAATCTTGTAACACAGGGCCTAAGAAATGTTAGATCCCGTATTTACTCGTGTGAGGCCCCCCCCCCTGCTTTAGAGGGAGAATATtttgaaaataaagtttcacACATGCGTGAAACTTTATTCTGCCAAAATATTCTCCCACCAAGGGAGAATATtttgaaaataaagtttcacGCATGCGTGCTTGGCATCTGAGATTGGGCAAGCAAGTGCCATATGATTTCGGACACCATGCCACGTGCTTGTTAATTTCTACAAGCAGATACTAGGTGGCACTAGTTGCTGTCCTGCCAACAGTGGTGTTATCATAGTATTAGAGAGAATGACCGTATCTTGCCGGATCATGCGGCATCCTCCGTGCGCAGCATAAGTCTAGCACGCCGTCTGCTGTGTTGTGGCTCGTTCAGCTGCATCTTGCTTTTGGACATATGAAGAGGGCACCTCTGCGAAAAGTGCGCGTAAATATTGAATAAAGCCTTTGTCGAGAGGTTGAAGGTGACAGGAGTTCCAAACAGCATGGACGGCTTGAAGTACAGTGAGCTTTGGGAGGGTGCCAAAGCGGCAAGCTCATCAAATGATGAGGGCAGCAGAAACCACGAGGACGATTGATTGAATGGGTTCGTAGTTTGTTACCAGTGGTTGTGTTATTCCTCATAGCAGTCTGAGCACAGTTCGAGGTTCAGCGAGTATCTATTAGCCTGCCTCAGTTGAAGCTGGCAAATGCTAAAAAAGAAGTGCGGCACAAGTGAATACAATGTGCACACGGCAaattgcaaagaaaagaaaataaaggaaagaagaaaaaaaaaggaaatccgtAGTCACACTGGTTgccacttgtttttctttttttgccacgaTTCTGCTaaatatttgttgcagtgaaCTTCACCGACATAATATCAGATGAAGCAGTGCCATCAGGACAAACGTaaattacagtagaacctcggTAAATAGAAATCACTTAAACGAAATATTCAGGTAATTAAACAAAACAGTCTCTCAGTTGGTTGGGTTTGTACTtgaacaatgtaaaaaaaaaactggttaaTCGGAACCAAATGTTTGCAACTCTCAATAAATGGAACTACAGAAACAATCCCTAAatgttttttgtctttttttcattaaaaaaaaaaacagttttctgtttttgtgacACTTGTTTTTGTCAAGAAAGTCATTCTTTCTGGTGCAAGTGCCTATTGTTTTATTTTACATGTTAAATAGTCACACGTGACTTCTTTGCCTGCTGCTACAAATATTTGTTGCTCAGAATTAAGTGACTTCAAGCAGCGCCAATTTCACCCTCAATGCTTGCGCCAACAAAGCCAGTAATGAAGCGAGAAAAGTGCAGTAAAATGACggttgcaacaaaaaaaaaacactatattGCTAATCGGCTATTCTAGTGCAGTTGACCTCTGTTCAAGTTTACAAAGGATGCAGAGTTGGTGCGTTCGTAGTGACAGCGCTAAAATGGTCGAAGTACAGACTTACGAGGTCGCATGCTACCATATGTGCTTGCAGCAAGATGTTTGGAAacccttttttttattatttttattgctaCTTGGAAAATAATTAAGCCACTTAAGTTCTGGTGAATTTATAATTTTGGGCTTCCACTTCTGAACTTTTTGAACCATTTAATTTGTTGAGCTATATGAATGAATTTATTGAactattttgttcttttttttttactagctgCTACATTTATTTCTTAATACTCAACACTTCTGACAACAGTATTAGGAGGTGTATGTTTATGACATATAGCACTTGAAGGTCACATCTGCACATCTTTCTTGATAAACGGAACTCCTATTCATCGGAACATATCTCTCCGGTTCCTTCAAGTTCCGTTTACTGAGATTCTACTGTGTTATAATAGCAATGCCACAAATACAAGAAAGGCGAAACAGAGATGCTTGTTTAGGCTGACGGTAAAGTGTTGGTTGAAAGCCCTTCTTCAAGTCCATAATTTATGACACAAGATGTGCTGGAAGAATTTTATATAGAGTCATTTCATCACCACATCTATGTAACAACTGGTCGGGATAAGGTGATGCCAACCGCGCTACGCTTCGGCACACCGAGCGCCGCAGTTAACGCATGCCCGTCATCCACGACAAGCTCGAGGAAAGAATAGACGACAACCAGATGTACACTTGGAAAGCATTTGTTACGATTGCAAGTAACACTTTGAGGAGGCCAACTAGCTATAGTTTATGTCACTGAGGGTTCTCACAAAGAGAATAATACACTGGGTAAAGAAGGGCTTCCGGTTAATGTGTGTATCATTGGTACATATTTGAAAAGGTGGCAGCGAAAAAAATGATATGGACGAAGATGAGACGACAACAATGAGCGCTGATCAGCTGCCTTACGGGTGGCCACGGCGACTGCCACGGCAAAATGTGGTTGGCTAACCATGTGTGGGAAACGGAAGCGGCGGCGGAGGCTTCCGTACTTGCCGCTTGCTGGTGACCAAAGAGACTCCGGCCATGTCGGAGGGATCTCGCATGACGCACCCGGTGGCGCTGATAGCGCTTGCGATTCGCGTTCACTGCCCAAGAAAAAGGAAGGCTTTCTGTCCTCTCCCCAAACCTGCTGGCACTTGCACCCGACGCGATCTTTGCTGTGCTTGTGAACGCCGTGGAACCCACAAACTGCATAGTTAGTTAAAGAGAACGAGAATGGCTGCCACATCGAAGACTATAACAAAACCAGGCTTGGGTTGTCTTATAAACTGGTCAATGCTGTGTTTCTCATTAACACACTGTCTAAATGTAATTATTGATGTAACAGTATTTTCAAAGGTGGTCACTGCTATTTGCTGTTGTCACTTTACCAGAAATGAAATTCACAGTCTGTTAGGATCTACTGTTTATTCTCATTAAATCTGAGAAAAATACACTGTCTTGAAAAATCCAGTAAGCACTATACTAGCCAGAGGTTTGTTCAATCTATCAGAATTCTGACATGCAAGGTGGCAACACTGCTGTTTGCTGCACTTGTCTTCTCTGTGCTGATTTCTGTACTTCTGTAACTGACCTTAAAGGTCTGCTTATGAACTGAAAATGTTGTGAGTGACACTGTCAGTCGGTTTAATGTGCCTGGCCATGCATTGCAACGTAATACAGAAGTAATGTCAAACCAACTTCCCACTTTCAACTTTTAATAAATCAGTGAGTCATTTGCATTTGTAATCTGAAATGTATAACACTGACCTTCTTGCCATTTTGCAGCACATGCAAACGATTCGAAGCTCCACCACTCCGGCCAATGCACAGATGACCTTCAAAGAGCTGATCGAGCAAAGAGTAAGGCCACATTTCCATGATCGCATCACTTACACTGTGTCGCGCTTTTTTTAGGGGTGTGTGAATGGTGACTTTCAAGACTGAATCGAGTAGTGTCAGAAGCAAGTCAagttgaatatttttctaatagtTTTGTTATAATGAAATAGCCGTATTCACTGTGAATATAAGACGATCTTAACATCCCAGTGAATTCACAATGTTCGCAAGTTTTTGTGATTGCGTTACAtgttatgaagcattgtttattgACAACACAAATGGAGCGTTAGAACAAAATAAGCAGTTTATTTGCATACTTAGAAAATGCTTGGTTCTTTCAGCGACATTGTGTGCTCCACTATGAAACATCATGTATTTGAATAGTGACTATGTAATTTGAATATTGAATAGAATAGGACAATATTAGATTCGTTATTAGGAAGTTTCAAACATTCACACACCCCTACACTGTTTTACTGGCAAGCCAAACTGCAGCCTGCAGTAAAATGCCGGACCTTGCAAAGCACTTTCATGTGCATTCGAACCTCACTGCATCTGACATGAAAGTGCCTTTGCTGTTACGACATTTATTATGAGCGTATACAGTAGAACCTGGTTCATACGTTCTGGGGGAAAAAAATGCGAGAAAGATGTACTAACCAGGAAAATGTACTagtcaactgtagttgacatttaCGTAGTGTGAAGCGTTGCGCAAATCATTGCGGCAAGAGACCGACGACGCAGGCCAAGCTGGTGGGGCCCAAGTGATTCGAGTCGCGCATTGTCGTTTTTGCTGCTTTGGCAAGTTTGTGTTTCTTCTCGAATTCACTCTGGGTCACCAGCTTCTTTAAGCTGGCCATTTTTGGTGGGAAGTTTTGACATGCCCACTTGGTGCGAATTGTTGAAGCTGTTGACACCCAAGGAACCCAAGACGcatgctgttgttgctgttgttgtcctATTATGTTGTGCTTTAAGATGG contains:
- the LOC135912259 gene encoding tuftelin-interacting protein 11-like isoform X3, whose product is MGYQPGKGLGRDLQGISAPIEAKVRKGKGAIGLYGPETKGPKLMAADAAAEESIGRRGAQPELNQWRKRKEGEKKVTYVYKTIDEVKSEGVYKKPPTGPQSKLSKVKVIDMTGPEQRVLSGYHELHQQHSRPDEREEIELKRAVGSQFSVPELTNNLTLLVDMTEQRIVQNDREAKHEEDRTINLRHELDRLDELITAEEKQERRLAKLSEVVQTMVDRSQEEHPEPLTLQECATMFHTLQDEFYEEYKMYGLSDLAITLLCPMVKKELENWSPLKERDAHVSLFCTWKDLLEIYGSRTHDHRDAPEEDPYHNLVWETWMPPVRQTILEWSPRNSDPLIELLETWMPLLPRWMLENILDQFVLPKLQTEVEAWNPLTDTMPIHSWLHPWLPLMGLRLEPLYPPIRLKLANALSAWHPSDGSAKLILEPWRGVFSQGTLEAFVVANILPKLALALQAMPINPHQQHLDPRGQRSPYPFMDKCQHDVWQWVMAWEDLCPASSMATLLEKTFFPQWLQVLAGWLQHNPNYQEISKWYTGWKSLFSDALLQQPSVREQFKMALDMMNRSVSGLPVALPGPGAGPPAPPGLLGYRPAPLPPQHMPQESVGGRPEYSHMQTIRSSTTPANAQMTFKELIEQRAQEKNLLFVPMAHRFQEGKQVYRLGHVMLYLDRNVIFVFNGKTWVPTSLQSLLDMAG